A genomic window from Quercus lobata isolate SW786 chromosome 10, ValleyOak3.0 Primary Assembly, whole genome shotgun sequence includes:
- the LOC115963429 gene encoding disease resistance protein RGA2-like — protein sequence MAAEAIVTEFAKGILGNLLTLVTDQIGLAWGFEDELRRLRENVEMVQALLADAEKRQVEEESVRLWLQRLKDVAYDADDVLDEHAYELLRRKVEIQNQRKRKVCSSSFSEPTAFSFKMANKVKTIADSLKEIYDRAINEIRLIRAESINANLDTMLNRETDCFIDNSEVVGRKDRVSEIVKLVTDTTSEKLSIIPIVGMAGLGKTTLAKLVYNHESVKSYFNKKIWVFVSDDFDEKKILRGILESLTGNSSLLETKNAILEKLKKELEGGRYLLVLDDVWNEESLKWDALVSCLLGITSNIGNNIIVTTRKDNVANITGTLPQCQLEILSDVECWSIIKKKVSLNERVPLSPDLEAIGMDIAKKCGGVPLAAKVLGGMMYNKKEKNEWLAIQNSEVWKSLHDNNEMFRILKLSFDHLPSPSIKQCFAYCSIFPKDYVINKEELVQLWMAEGFLQPAQGSSVVMEDIGNKHFDILLTNSLFQDVEKDDYDNVKSCKMHDLVHDLALSISKIETLVLEEDSQDNNNHVQDDINHVRRLLIQYDGEIVPKIPLSNDHVRRMRTLISKNAMSVNILSDFKCLRVLKLSGNQITELSDSIGYLVHLRLLHISNAFIKALPNSITKLYNLQTLRLEGCYYLKKLPEDLKKLDNLRHIYINVYDEIKRAPKDMGNLNCLQTLSCFIVGQDAGEQIEELGCLNQLSGELDITHLENVRDQEEARSANLAIKAKMNQLRFHWSLYENRKVNHCNDEEVLEGLRPHQNLKSIKISGFLGKKFPSWMSLFDNLIQIILYRCYKCEQVPTLGHLPRLKALEILAMDDVTCIGVEFYGSSNNVLFPKLRTLKFWCMKKLVEWKDAPPARVVFPCLEKLTIQYCEQLRSAPICHFPSLQKLTIFAVYNNTALEKISSNLTTLKSAHIICASGLTFVPEQLFCTTLQSLAIEDCKDLSYIPDTSQPLIFLEELKIRCCPKLKCFPRIQGRLRRLSIKECGFEDLTKLQLCTSLSQLHVEGCPALKSLPDLRGCRSLAQLKIHRCHNLKSLPDLQECHSLAQLDIYGCHYLTSIPDLQECHSLAQLVIYWCDNLKSIPHLGELCFLTRLQIEGCGNITCLPEGSLQCLKSLVIGGYCEELDVFPSLNFIQHSHTTLEILHLKGWAKLNSLPAEIQHFTALQTLVIFRFDGIETLPEWLANLSSLKELTISSCSKLKERYAERSGAEWLKIAHIPNIHIY from the exons ATGGCTGCTGAGGCTATTGTTACTGAATTTGCTAAGGGAATACTAGGAAATCTGTTAACACTGGTTACTGACCAGATTGGCCTTGCTTGGGGCTTTGAGGATGAGCTGAGACGGCTTCGCGAGAATGTAGAGATGGTTCAAGCTTTGCTGGCTGATGCAGAGAAAAGGCAAGTGGAAGAAGAGAGCGTGAGGCTTTGGCTGCAGAGGCTTAAAGATGTTGCTTATGATGCTGATGACGTGCTAGATGAGCATGCTTACGAGCTTCTTCGGCGAAAGGTAGAGATCCAAAACCAAAGGAAGAGAAAGGTATGCTCCTCTTCATTTTCAGAACCCACTGCATTCAGTTTCAAGATGGCCAACAAAGTTAAGACTATTGCTGATTCACTAAAAGAGATTTATGATCGAGCAATAAATGAAATTCGACTTATTAGAGCCGAATCAATAAATGCTAATCTTGATACTATGCTAAACCGAGAGACAGACTGCTTTATTGATAATTCAGAAGTTGTAGGAAGGAAAGATCGTGTTTCAGAAATAGTGAAGTTAGTGACAGATACAACTAGTGAAAAGCTCTCAATCATTCCCATAGTAGGAATGGCGGGTTTGGGGAAAACAACTTTAGCAAAACTGGTCTACAATCATGAGTCAGTAAAGAGTTATTTCAATAAGAAAATATGGGTATTTGTCTCCGatgattttgatgaaaaaaaaattttaagaggcATTCTAGAATCACTTACAGGTAACTCAAGTCTATTAGAAACAAAGAATGCAATacttgaaaaacttaaaaaggagTTGGAGGGAGGAAGATATCTTCTAGTACTTGATGATGTATGGAATGAAGAGTCACTTAAATGGGATGCTTTAGTAAGTTGTTTGTTGGGAATTACTTCAAATATTGGAAACAACATTATTGTAACGACCCGTAAAGACAATGTGGCAAATATCACGGGGACACTTCCCCAGTGTCAGTTGGAAATACTTTCAGACGTTGAATGTTGGTCCATAATCAAGAAAAAAGTATCTCTTAATGAAAGAGTTCCACTATCTCCAGATTTGGAGGCTATTGGAATGGATATTGCCAAAAAATGTGGGGGGGTTCCATTAGCTGCAAAAGTCTTAGGAGGGatgatgtataataaaaaagagaaaaatgaatggTTGGCAATTCAAAATAGTGAAGTTTGGAAATCTCTACATGATAACAATGAAATGTTTCGGATATTAAAATTGAGCTTTGATCATCTTCCATCACCATCTATTAAACAATGTTTTGCATATTGTTCAATTTTTCCCAAAGATTATGTGATTAACAAGGAAGAATTAGTTCAGCTTTGGATGGCTGAAGGGTTTCTTCAACCAGCTCAAGGAAGTAGTGTAGTAATGGAGGATATTGGTAACAAGCATTTTGATATCTTGTTAACAAATTCCTTATTTCAGGATGTGGAAAAGGATGATTATGATAATGTTAAGAGTTGTAAGATGCATGATTTGGTACATGATCTTGCCCtctcaatttcaaaaattgaaactttggTTTTGGAGGAGGATTCACAAGATAATAACAATCATGTACAGGATGACATCAATCATGTACGGCGTTTATTAATCCAATATGATGGggaaatagtaccaaaaattcCACTTTCAAATGACCATGTTCGGAGAATGCGCACActtatttcaaaaaatgctATGTCTGTAAACATATTATCAGATTTTAAATGCTTGCGTGTTCTAAAATTATCTGGGAATCAGATAACAGAGTTATCAGACTCAATTGGTTATTTGGTACACTTGAGGCTTCTCCACATCTCAAATGCTTTTATCAAAGCATTACCAAACTCCATCACCAAGCTCTACAATTTGCAAACTTTAAGACTTGAAGGCTGCTATTATCTCAAAAAGCTTCCAGAAGAtctaaaaaaattggataaCTTGAGGCATATTTATATTAATGTTTATGATGAGATCAAGCGAGCACCTAAAGATATGGGGAATTTGAATTGTCTACAAACTTTGTCATGTTTCATTGTGGGTCAAGATGCAGGTGAGCAGATCGAGGAATTGGGATGCTTGAATCAACTTAGTGGAGAATTAGACATTACGCATCTAGAGAATGTGAGAGATCAAGAAGAAGCTAGAAGTGCAAATTTAGCAATAAAGGCGAAAATGAACCAGTTAAGATTTCACTGGAGTCTTTATGAAAATAGAAAAGTCAACCATTGTAATGACGAAGAAGTGTTGGAAGGCCTCCGTCCTcatcaaaatttgaaatccaTAAAAATTTCTGGCTTTCTTGGAAAGAAATTCCCATCATGGATGTCGCTTTTTGACAATTTGATCCAGATAATTTTATATAGGTGCTACAAATGTGAACAAGTTCCCACCCTCGGGCATCTACCCCGCCTTAAGGCTCTAGAAATATTGGCAATGGATGACGTGACATGTATTGGAGTTGAGTTTTACGGCTCTAGTAATAATGTATTGTTTCCGAAATTAAGAACGCTCAAGTTTTGGTGTATGAAGAAACTAGTGGAGTGGAAGGATGCACCTCCAGCACGTGTAGTGTTTCCTTGTCTTGAGAAGTTGACCATTCAATATTGTGAACAACTGAGGAGTGCCCCAATATGTCATTTTCCGTCTCTACAGAAATTAACGATTTTTGCAGTCTACAACAACACGGCTTTGGAAAAGATTAGCAGCAATCTTACCACACTCAAGTCCGCCCATATTATTTGTGCGTCAGGACTCACTTTTGTGCCAGAGCAACTTTTCTGTACTACTCTCCAATCACTCGCTATAGAAGATTGTAAGGATCTGAGTTATATACCGGACACCTCGCAACCCCTCATTTTCCTCGAGGAGTTGAAAATACGATGTTGTCCTAAGCTGAAGTGTTTTCCACGTATACAAGGTCGTCTACGCCGCTTGAGTATAAAAGAGTGTGGTTTTGAAGATCTAACTAAGCTACAATTATGTACGTCTCTCTCACAATTGCATGTAGAAGGTTGTCCTGCTCTGAAATCACTTCCAGATCTACGAGGATGCCGTTCTCTTGCCCAATTAAAGATCCACCGGTGTCATAATCTCAAATCACTTCCAGATCTACAAGAATGCCATTCTCTTGCCCAATTAGATATCTACGGGTGTCATTATCTCACATCAATTCCAGATCTACAAGAATGCCATTCTCTTGCCCAATTAGTGATCTACTGGTGTGATAATCTCAAATCAATTCCACATCTAGGAGAGTTGTGCTTTCTTACAAGATTACAAATTGAAGGTTGCGGCAACATCACGTGTCTGCCAGAGGGGTCATTACAATGCTTGAAGAGTTTGGTGATTGGTGGGTATTGTGAGGAGCTGGATGTTTTTCCCAGTCTCAATTTCATCCAACACTCTCATACGACGCTCGAAATTCTACACTTGAAAGGTTGGGCTAAACTCAACTCTCTCCCGGCCGAAATTCAACATTTCACTGCCCTTCAAACTCTGGTTATCTTTCGTTTTGATGGAATAGAAACTCTACCTGAGTGGTTGGCCAACCTTTCTTCCCTTAAAGAACTAACTATTTCGAGTTGCTCCAAGTTAAAGGAAAGATATGCAGAGCGGAGCGGGGCTGAGTGGTTGAAGATTGCCCACATTCCAAATATTCACAT ATATTAG
- the LOC115964055 gene encoding U5 small nuclear ribonucleoprotein 40 kDa protein-like, giving the protein MEVIPSGGENALSTVGPRPMEWSTVPYSTPQAPGPNGKQRTSSLESPIMLLTGHQSAIYTMKFNPAGTVVASGSHDKEIFLWNVHGDCKNFMVLKGHKNAVLDLHWTTDGSQIISASPDKTLRAWDVETGKQIKKMAEHSSFVNSCCPSRRGPPLVVSGSDDGTAKLWDMRQRGAIQTFPDKYQITAVGFSDASDKIFTGGIDNEVKVWDLRKGEVTMTLQGHQDMITGMQLSPDGSYLLTNGMDCKLCIWDMRPYAPQNRCVKVMEGHQHNFEKNLLKCSWSPDGSKVTAGSSDRMVYIWDTTSRRILYKLPGHTGSVNECVFHPSEPIVGSCGSDKQIYLGEI; this is encoded by the coding sequence ATGGAAGTTATTCCATCAGGGGGTGAAAATGCTTTGTCTACAGTTGGTCCAAGGCCAATGGAATGGTCTACTGTCCCATATAGTACTCCTCAAGCACCTGGACCAAATGGAAAACAGCGGACATCAAGTTTGGAATCGCCAATCATGTTGCTGACGGGCCATCAGAGTGCCATATATACAATGAAGTTCAATCCTGCAGGAACAGTTGTTGCATCTGGGTCCCATGATAAAGAAATTTTTCTGTGGAATGTGCACGGGGATTGCAAGAACTTCATGGTTTTAAAAGGGCACAAGAATGCAGTTTTGGATCTTCATTGGACCACTGATGGATCACAGATAATATCAGCCAGCCCTGACAAAACGCTGAGGGCATGGGATGTTGAAACAGgaaaacaaatcaagaaaatggcAGAACACTCCTCATTCGTGAATTCATGCTGTCCATCTCGGAGAGGGCCACCACTTGTTGTCAGTGGATCTGATGATGGAACTGCCAAACTGTGGGATATGCGTCAGAGGGGTGCTATTCAGACATTTCCAGATAAATACCAAATCACAGCCGTCGGTTTCTCAGATGCATCTGATAAGATCTTCACAGGTGGTATTGACAATGAAGTAAAGGTATGGGACTTGCGCAAAGGTGAAGTTACAATGACACTTCAAGGTCATCAAGATATGATAACAGGTATGCAGTTGAGTCCTGATGGCTCCTATCTTCTTACAAATGGTATGGATTGCAAACTCTGCATATGGGATATGCGTCCATATGCACCACAAAATCGGTGTGTAAAGGTAATGGAAGGGCACCAACACAACTTTGAAAAGAACTTGTTGAAGTGTAGCTGGTCACCTGATGGAAGCAAAGTCACTGCCGGGAGTTCAGATCGGATGGTATACATTTGGGATACTACATCTAGACGCATCTTGTATAAGCTCCCTGGTCACACTGGTTCAGTCAATGAGTGTGTCTTCCATCCCAGTGAACCTATTGTTGGATCTTGCGGTAGTGATAAACAGATTTATTTGGGGGAGATCTGA